CCTTGGCGGCGGGGGCGGTCGAGCTGGGCCCCCGGCGCCTAAATAACGCGCAATGCTTGCGGCGAGGCTTGATCTGTTAAAACGCCGGCGATCAAGCGCGAGTATCGTGGGAACTACCTAGATGCTGCGCCGTTTGAAGGATCAAGACGTTTGCGCGGGAGGAGCGAATGCAGCCTATGAGAGACGAGGAAGTCGAAGCGCGCAATGGGTTGCTAATTCTTCAGAACCTTGGGGCCGCCGTCGATCTCCAAATCCAAGCGACCATGGATGAGCCATTGCCCGCTGAGATGGGCCTGCTGCTCGTGAGGTTGGCTCTGGCGGAGGTATTGAAAGACGCCGAGGGGGGAGACGCGCACGAGGATGAGCCCCAATCGGCGGCTTTGGAATGGGCGCGGGCCCTTCTTCAGCTATCTGTCCAGTGCGATGCATGTTTACAGAAAAGCTCGCGCTCGCCTCCCCTGGCGGCGGGGTGAAAGCCATGCAGAAGGAGACGGCAAACAGGCGTGTCTTTGTCGTTGACGATGAGGAAGGCGTCCGCAACGCCACGGCGCTCTTGTTGCAGATGGAAGGCTATGAAGTCGAGATCTTCCCTTCCGCGAGCGCATTTCTGGAAAGCATATCGGCGCCATACGACGGATGCGTCATCACCGACGTGCGTATGCCAGGGATGGACGGGGTTGAGCTGATCGCCCAGCTGCACAAAAAATCCATACCATTGCCAGCGATTGTCGTGACGGCCTATGCCGATGTTCCGCTCGCTGTCCAAGCAATGAAGCTCGGCGCCTGCGATCTTCTTACGAAGCCTTTCGATCTTGATGCTTTGCTCGCGGCGCTAGATACGGCTTTTAATCAGAAAGGGAGCGACGAGGGCCTGGAAACGATCCGGGACCGCCTATCGACGCTGACGCATCGAGAAGCCGAGGTGCTTCGTGAACTGCTTGTGGGGAGGAGTAACAAGGAGATCGCCCACAATCTTGGCATTAGTGCGCGAACTGCGGAGGCGCATCGGGCCAATATTATGGCGAAGACCAGAGCCCGGGGCCTCGCGGGGTTGATAAAGATGGCTGTCGCCGCGGACCCAGCGCAGCTCCATGGGCTGGTTGCGACCGGTAAGGCGCCTACCCCCGCGATTACAAAGTAGGATCCGCGCTTGCAGCCTCTAGAGGGGCAGAGTCTCTCTCGACGCCAGATAAAGCTCGCGGAGCAGAGATGCTCGATGGCTCGACTTTTTTTAAAACGATTGCATAGCGCGGCCCGCGCCTTGAATCTGTGCTTGCCCGGCTCGTCGGAAGATATGCGGAATGTTATCTCTAACCCAAGCAACAGGGCTCGACTGGGCGGAAACCAATGGCCGCAAACAATAATACCGACAACGCGCTTCCCGCTCATACGCCGGTATGCGCGCTTGGCGCCTCGGCCGGCGGCGTCGCCGCGCTTAAGAGCTTTTTCGCTAATGTCCGACCCGACCTAGACTTGGCCTATGTCGTGGTCGTGCATCTCGCCCCAGACCACCCGAGTTCTCTGAGAGTCCGTTTGAGAATTGATTTCAGTGCGCGATCCTGCGCAAGAGGAGTCCACCGAGAGCGACGTGGATCATGGCCTTGGAGACGTCGATGCGCTTTTCGTAATCGCGCACGAGGCGTCGCCAGCGGGTCATCCAGCCAAAGGTTCGCTCAACCACCCAGCGTCGCGGCAGGACTTTGAAGCCTGGATCGGCGTCGATGCGCTTCACGATCTCGACGACGAAGTCCTTGAACGCCGCCTTATCCATGAGTTTCCTTCGATCATAGGCGCCGTCGGCGAATAGATGTTTGATCCACGGCCAGCGCTTACGAATGGCGTCGAGAACCTGCTGCGCGCCCGCGGAGTCGGAAATATCCGCCGTCGTCAGA
The nucleotide sequence above comes from Methylocystis parvus OBBP. Encoded proteins:
- a CDS encoding response regulator transcription factor — translated: MFTEKLALASPGGGVKAMQKETANRRVFVVDDEEGVRNATALLLQMEGYEVEIFPSASAFLESISAPYDGCVITDVRMPGMDGVELIAQLHKKSIPLPAIVVTAYADVPLAVQAMKLGACDLLTKPFDLDALLAALDTAFNQKGSDEGLETIRDRLSTLTHREAEVLRELLVGRSNKEIAHNLGISARTAEAHRANIMAKTRARGLAGLIKMAVAADPAQLHGLVATGKAPTPAITK